One genomic region from Tigriopus californicus strain San Diego chromosome 4, Tcal_SD_v2.1, whole genome shotgun sequence encodes:
- the LOC131879502 gene encoding coiled-coil domain-containing protein 124-like, with product MPKKFKGENSKAVEAKQKKSQRLQSQLEEQERRKEDELWKDDDKYLAKKKERREEQELKRLEQLEKKLERQKLVEEEESQIKSGKKTAKPPAKKMTRDQINKMIQNSQSQAAQTPKTKNVVEQDLMVDNVNRLAVEGDSATGVDEALVVLGHTDPVDKHPEKRAKAAYEEFEQLRLPELKADNPSLRLSQLKQMLRKEWMKHPDNPFNQTIKAYNNK from the exons ATGCCCAAAAAATTTAAAGGCGAGAATTCCAAAGCCGTGGAAGCCAAACAGAAAAAGTCCCAACGATTGCAATCTCAACTGGAAGAGCAAgaacgaaggaaggaagacGAACTCTGGAAAGATGACGACAAatatttggccaagaaaaag GAGCGACGAGAAGAGCAAGAACTAAAGCGATTGGAACAACTGGAGAAGAAATTGGAGCGTCAGAAGTTggtcgaagaagaagagagtcAGATCAAGAGCGGCAAGAAGACGGCCAAACCACCGGCTAAAAAGATGACCCGGGATCAGATTAACAAGATGATCCAAAACAGCCAAAGTCAGGCGGCGCAGACCCCGAAGACCAAGAATGTGGTGGAACAGGACCTCATGGTGGACAATGTCAATCGGTTGGCGGTCGAAGGTGATAGCGCCACTGGGGTGGACGAAGCTCTGGTCGTCTTGGG GCATACTGATCCAGTGGATAAGCATCCGGAGAAGAGGGCCAAAGCGGCCTACGAAGAGTTCGAACAACTGCGGCTACCCGAATTGAAAGCTGACAACCCGAGTTTGCGTCTCTCCCAACTCAAGCAAATGCTAAGAAAGGAATGGATGAAACATCCCGACAATCCTTTTAACCAGACGATCAAAGCTTATAATAACAAGTGA
- the LOC131879496 gene encoding uncharacterized protein LOC131879496, producing MGSTSNLYMWLHIGLLYVLFGYNFLTQLNSVPAQNEHVREKRSNYEKANVEFIHPKLRDEIQARTPEDPNNPWVWLTSYSRIPVEAIQDFCSATKEYCPPGNPGKKGDSGTSGLPGIKGKRGRPGRVGSKGIQGHQGPIGPPGPRGPKGDRGTSGSEGLDGRDGLPGEPGLDGIPGRNGLDGIPGVDGIPGLPGSSGIPGKHGSDGVKGDKGEKGDEGHRGERGLPGPRGRKGDAGENGRAGIPGIGVWTVEGKNVSEILIPPVISGADGNHEENIIVKEGDHLKLICLGSGVPKPIVSWQRLDGNAFPDGAWKRSVAPGAILNITQVNREHMGKYVCTANNGIPPAAEKTFNLEVHFPPLIQIHRQMIGAYNGSKAVIECDIEAFPSAVNYWERYDGRLIQQNDDKYSLTSMENDIYKTRTALVIQMTSMEDFGVYYCISKNEKGITKGGITIFERDPNSALPPPMIGGSRPTVIGEQPPPLAGLEDLCPPPPKCQNCQAFRCEGSARMYGLNVLPYDTVFPGLPNRTSECMIETIGKPVFHRYTPDLYGSWLMEAFVWDQDDKSKVWTTDSQHSQTLLEYNNKTMFRMNTPSKNLTLPLPFTGNNHVVYNGSFFYFHLESESIIKYDLKTRFSKRLKIPRNRVVVANGGDLLTQLYNPKQVGSYFDFSTDENGLWGMFGLALDNNTVVMKIDPMSLEISYMWNISLNHNQVSEMFVVCGVLYGIDSVYERTTRIRFALDLYKNKLIDIELPFTNPFGFSTMIGYNPRIQSMVTCDGGNQLTYPIKYHDIGYGEESEEVVVTKTGFELEETKEPGLDIIGSQSNLTEDE from the exons ATGGGCTCCACTTCGAATCTTTACATGTGGCTTCACATTGGTCTCCTATACGTGTTGTTTGGGTACAACTTCCTGACGCAGTTAAATTCAGTGCCGgctcaaaatgaacatgttcgAGAGAAACGCTCCAACTACGAAAAAGCCAATGTGGAATTCATCCATCCCAAACTGCGGGACGAGATTCAGGCCAGAACCCCAGAGGACCCTAATAATCCATGGGTGTGGCTCACTTCTTATTCCAGGATTCCA GTCGAAGCCATCCAAGATTTCTGTTCGGCTACAAAAGAATACTGTCCACCCGGCAACCCTGGGAAAAAAGGAGACTCTGGAACATCTGGATTACCAGGGATCAAGGGGAAACGGGGACGACCAGGTCGGGTAGGGAGCAAAGGCATCCAGGGTCATCAAGGTCCCATTGGTCCACCAGGACCTCGTGGACCCAAGGGTGACAGAGGAACGTCGG GCTCTGAAGGTCTTGATGGAAGGGATGGATTGCCAGGTGAGCCTGGGTTGGATGGCATTCCTGGACGAAATGGCTTAGATGGAATACCGGGGGTAGATGGAATCCCCGGACTACCAGGCTCTTCAGGCATTCCTGGCAAACATGGTTCCGATGGCGTCAAAGGTGACAAAGGTGAAAAAGGCGATGAAGGACACCGCGGGGAGCGAGGTTTGCCTGGACCACGAGGCCGGAAAGGAGACGCGGGTGAAAATGGACGGGCTGGCATTCCTGGCATTGGCGTCTGGACAGTGGAGGGCAAAAATGTGAGCGAAATTCTCATCCCGCCGGTCATTTCTGGCGCCGATGGAAATCACGAGGAGAATATCATTGTTAAGGAGGGGGATCATCTtaaattgatttgtttgggATCAGGAGTTCCAAAACCCATTGTTTCTTGGCAAAGACTGGACGGAAATGCCTTTCCAGATGGAGCATGGAAGA GATCTGTGGCTCCAGGTGCCATATTGAATATCACTCAGGTGAACAGAGAACACATGGGCAAGTACGTGTGTACGGCTAACAATGGAATTCCACCCGCTGCTGAAAAGACATTTAACCTTGAAGTCCATT TCCCACCTTTGATTCAAATTCACCGTCAGATGATTGGTGCATATAATGGCTCTAAAGCCGTAATAGAGTGTGATATTGAGGCATTTCCCAGCGCCGTCAACTATTGGGAGAGATATGATGGGCGGCTAATTCAACAAAACGACGACAAGTACAGTCTAACTTCAATGGAAAACGATATCTACAAAACACGAACGGCCCTTGTGATCCAGATGACCAGCATGGAAGACTTTGGCGTTTACTATTGTATCAGTAAGAATGAAAAAGGCATCACCAAGGGAGGCATAACCATATTTG aaCGAGATCCTAATTCAGCATTACCGCCACCTATGATCGGAGGATCTCGGCCAACAGTTATTGGTGAACAACCTCCACCTTTGGCGGGCCTGGAGGATCTATGTCCTCCTCCGCCTAAATGTCAAAACTGCCAGGCATTCCGATGTGAAGGGTCGGCAAGGATGTATGGGCTCAATGTTCTCCCTTATGACACAGTGTTCCCAGGTCTTCCAAATCGAACTTCTG AATGCATGATTGAGACGATTGGCAAGCCAGTATTTCATCGTTACACTCCGGACTTGTATGGCTCTTGGCTCATGGAGGCATTTGTTTGGGATCAGGACGATAAGTCTAAAGTGTGGACCACGGACAGTCAACATTCTCAAACGCTTCTCGAATACAACAACAAAACCATGTTCAGGATGAACACGCCATCAAAAAACCTGACTTTACCTCTACCGTTTACG GGCAACAATCACGTGGTATACAATGGAAGCTTCTTCTACTTTCATTTAGAGAGTGAGAGCATAATCAAATATGACTTGAAAACCAGGTTTTCCAAGCGATTAAAAATCCCCCGAAACCGAGTCGTTGTGGCCAATGGTGGCGATCTCTTGACGCAGTTATACAATCCTAAGCAAGTGGGAAGTTATTTCGATTTTTCTACGGATGAGAATGGCTTGTGGGGAATGTTTGGCCTGGCCTTGGACAACAACACGGTGGTGATGAAGATTGATCCAATGAGCTTAGAGATCAGTTATATGTGGAACATCAGTTTGAATCACAATCAAGTCTCGGAAATGTTTGTTGTTTGTGGGGTCCTCTACGGCATTGACAGTGTTTATGAGAGAACCACGAGAATTAG GTTTGCCTTGGATTTATACAAAAACAAACTTATTGACATAGAACTCCCGTTCACTAATCCATTTGGTTTCTCAACGATGATCGGCTACAATCCCAGGATCCAG AGTATGGTGACTTGTGATGGTGGAAATCAATTGACGTATCCCATCAAGTATCATGACATTGGCTATGGAGAAGAGTCTGAAGAGGTGGTGGTAACGAAGACGGGATTTGAGTTAGAGGAGACCAAAGAGCCCGGACTTGATATCATTGGTTCGCAAAGTAACTTAACCGAGGACGAGTGA
- the LOC131879503 gene encoding uncharacterized protein LOC131879503 isoform X2 translates to MKHNQLTNAFKILFHTCQALVCYECSNCGDIPLRHLPRKRCDEDENTSCMMTVAKFAHYRTISRRCSKAPVLNLDGCVSQTINIMRTEICICGKDLCNGEYKATEISDQNVNASAPMAAGYSIFLGLIMCPSFWTILNNH, encoded by the exons ATGAAACACAACCAATTGACCAATGCATTCAAAA TTTTATTTCACACATGCCAAGCTTTGGTCTGCTACGAATGTAGCAACTGTGGGGATATCCCACTGCGACATCTGCCACGAAAACGCtgtgatgaggatgagaacACCAGTTGCATGATGACGGTGGCGAAATTCGCTCATTATCGAA CTATAAGTCGGAGATGCAGCAAAGCCCCGGTTCTAAACTTGGATGGATGTGTCAGCCAAACTATTAATATCATGCGAACCGAGATTTGCATCTGCGGCAAGGACTTGTGCAACGGTGAATACAAGGCGACCGAGATCTCAGATCAAAACGTGAATGCCAGCGCTCCAATGGCCGCCGGTTACTCTATATTTCTAGGATTGATTATGTGTCCAAGTTTTTGGACGATATTGAATAATCATTGA
- the LOC131879503 gene encoding uncharacterized protein LOC131879503 isoform X1, translating to MISGILRISLLFFLFHTCQALVCYECSNCGDIPLRHLPRKRCDEDENTSCMMTVAKFAHYRTISRRCSKAPVLNLDGCVSQTINIMRTEICICGKDLCNGEYKATEISDQNVNASAPMAAGYSIFLGLIMCPSFWTILNNH from the exons ATGATCAGTGGGATACTGAGAATCTCCTTATTATTCT TTTTATTTCACACATGCCAAGCTTTGGTCTGCTACGAATGTAGCAACTGTGGGGATATCCCACTGCGACATCTGCCACGAAAACGCtgtgatgaggatgagaacACCAGTTGCATGATGACGGTGGCGAAATTCGCTCATTATCGAA CTATAAGTCGGAGATGCAGCAAAGCCCCGGTTCTAAACTTGGATGGATGTGTCAGCCAAACTATTAATATCATGCGAACCGAGATTTGCATCTGCGGCAAGGACTTGTGCAACGGTGAATACAAGGCGACCGAGATCTCAGATCAAAACGTGAATGCCAGCGCTCCAATGGCCGCCGGTTACTCTATATTTCTAGGATTGATTATGTGTCCAAGTTTTTGGACGATATTGAATAATCATTGA
- the LOC131879500 gene encoding opioid-binding protein/cell adhesion molecule homolog codes for MGWSKGLYISLVLAALDIARLSVQVSRPEKLDADAVVVAMKGRSVVLNCPTDSEDIKNRIAWIRESSKTVLALHGVLVSQSNKYIIIDKAGGAYDLKLLNVTFEDEGMYICQVNFVPMENKIISLIVVMSPQFLANTTSSSSITVKEGESLNLTCSVVGKPEPKVSWRTPDGRFASNNSSTFYVKRAKKSHHGKYSCIAKNGYAPSISKTFHVVVEHAPMIKVYSSSNSSAICIGCKVEAEPWPSEFYLTEQGLVIARQIAPGQDLLTCNVGYSRSDRQFTCQVTNTIGMTVKTILLQGQEESKFRKGALKLSTRPLPVYPTRKASTQPQRYRQMTTTNAPERDYPNYLSNAFRIRSPEFLILISITLRTYCFR; via the exons ATGGGTTGGTCAAAGGGTCTCTACATATCCCTGGTCTTGGCAGCATTGG ATATTGCTCGGTTAAGTGTACAAGTGAGTCGACCAGAGAAATTAGACGCCGATGCAGTCGTTGTTGCCATGAAAGGCAGATCCGTCGTACTGAATTGTCCTACCGATTCAGAAGATATTAAGAATAGG ATAGCTTGGATAAGGGAGAGCTCAAAAACCGTTCTCGCTCTTCATGGAGTGCTCGTGAGTCAGTCAAATAAGTATATCATCATTGACAAGGCAGGGGGTGCATACGACCTTAAGCTTCTCAATGTCACTTTCGAGGATGAGGGGATGTACATATGTCAAGTCAATTTTGTTCCCATGGAAAACAAG ATAATTAGTCTCATCGTTGTCATGTCTCCTCAATTTTTAGCCAACACTACATCTAGCTCAAGCATTACTGTGAAGGAGGGCGAATCTTTAAACTTGACTTGTTCCGTGGTTGGAAAGCCAGAACCCAAAGTGTCTTGGAGAACGCCAGACGGAAGATTTG CCTCCAACAACTCATCTACCTTTTACGTCAAACGAGCCAAGAAGAGTCACCATGGAAAATACTCTTGTATCGCCAAAAACGGATATGCGCCTAGCATATCCAAGACATTTCATGTCGTTGTTGAAC ACGCTCCAATGATAAAAGTGTATTCAAGCTCAAACTCCTCGGCAATCTGTATTGGGTGCAAGGTTGAAGCCGAACCTTGGCCTTCAGAGTTTTACTTGACAGAGCAAGGTCTTGTGATTGCTAGGCAAATAGCCCCGGGGCAAGATTTGTTGACTTGTAATGTTGGTTACTCTCGATCGGACCGACAATTTACTTGTCAAGTAACCAACACTATAGGAATGACGGTCAAAACAATCTTGCTGCAAG GTCAAGAAGAGAGCAAATTTAGGAAGGGGGCGCTCAAACTGTCCACCAGACCACTACCAGTTTATCCAACAAGGAAAGCTTCCACCCAACCTCAACGTTATCGCCAAATGACCACAACCAATGCCCCTGAACGCGACTACCCGAATTACTTAAGCAATGCTTTCCGAATCAGAAGCCCTGAATTCTTAATTCTCATCTCAATAACGCTTCGTACATATTGTTTTagatag
- the LOC131879497 gene encoding paladin-like: protein MGESDKKEDPAPAADAKAPADKSAAKADGVIDKNPEVWKAVAMADHFEKIQKLPEKLEGVPNFRRVPGYKVYCCGQPTKDGFKKALEKVCGDKYPKTGPIIWINMRQEPIVYVNGNPVCARPPNKIGEYAELGDVTRAQAKADEEEFLKVLESRSKNAGGKLKVVDVTKVEKEVEVKELTTLHTIIEDLKATYPGLTHNRIPVCNSSSPNEEDFDTLCNAILGTNVNAPVIVNCQVGLSRSTTGCVCACLFREFQLSASYEGLIETVPGVNLQLLRMDNYTIDKSKDTLFRGEFQVVKELIAAFPDGDASKRECDKVIDKNGPAPKGTGIKQLRENIAESKLSYEIMDDAAQAFLKTKIMDNIQKYFYLICFTGYLREQSKIAVNGISEEEKKAFSLTGGKVSTPTENLKLTRTFQDWMTEHSNFRDICSEGKGKLQWERDIPQDALDNLQNLAQSDFHKNLGKIIHDIYLTGHNLFKDMPQGDHKKRAKYRFASKTLMRILPDGIKNEVEELIAKETMTLDLYEILGQCTWNQSKSL from the exons ATGGGCGAGTCAGACAAGAAGGAAGATCCTGCCCCTGCTGCAGATGCAAAGGCACCAGCTGATAAGTCTGCAGCTAAGGCAGATGGAGTGATTGATAAAAACCCGGAGGTATGGAAGGCCGTGGCGATGGCCGATCACTTCGAGAAGATCCAAAAACTTCCTGAGAAGCTCGAGGGGGTACCTAACTTCAGACGTGTCCCTGGATATAAGGTGTACTGCTGTGGTCAACCCACCAAAGAtggcttcaaaaaggctttggaGAAGGTGTGCGGTGATAAATATCCCAAAACTGGACCTATCATCTGGATCAACATGAGACAAGAGCCCATTGTTTACGTCAATGGTAACCCCGTCTGTGCCCGCCCTCCCAACAAGATCGGCGAATACGCCGAGTTGGGCGATGTCACCC GAGCCCAGGCCAAAGCTGACGAAGAGGAGTTCCTTAAAGTTTTGGAGTCGCGATCAAAGAACGCAGGCGGCAAGCTCAAGGTGGTGGATGTGACCAAGGTTGAAAAGGAAGTGGAAGTCAAGGAGCTGACGACTCTTCACACGATCATTGAAGACCTCAAGGCTACCTATCCCGGCTTGACTCACAATAGAATTCCCGTGTGCAATTCTTCCTCTCCTAATGAAGAAGACTTCGACACCTTGTGCAACGCCATTTTGGGAACCAATGTGAACGCTCCTGTTATTGTTAACTGTCAG GTTGGTCTCAGTCGCTCCACCACTGGTTGTGTGTGTGCTTGTCTTTTCCGTGAATTCCAATTGTCGGCCAGCTACGAGGGTCTCATCGAGACTGTCCCTGGCGTCAATTTGCAACTCCTGCGAATGGATAACTACACCATTGACAAAAGCAAGGATACTCTCTTCCGAGGAGAGTTCCAAGTGGTCAAGGAGTTGATTGCTGCTTTCCCCGACGGTGACGCTTCCAAGCGTGAATGTGACAAGGTTATTGATAAGAACGGACCTGCCCCCAAGGGAACTGGTATTAAACAGCTTCGAGAGAATATTGCCGAGTCCAAGTTGAGCTATGAGATCATGGACGATGCCGCCCAGGCTTTCCTGAAGACCAAGATCATGGACAACATCCAAAAGTACTTCTACTTGATCTGCTTTACTGGTTACTTGCGAGAACAGAGTAAGATTGCCGTGAATGGAATCAgcgaggaggagaagaaggcttTCTCTTTAACCGGAGGAAAAG TGTCTACCCCAACTGAAAACCTTAAGCTGACCCGCACATTCCAAGATTGGATGACGGAGCACTCAAACTTCCGGGACATTTGTTCCGAGGGCAAGG GGAAGCTTCAATGGGAGCGGGACATTCCCCAAGATGCTCTGGATAACCTTCAGAATCTGGCTCAAAGCGACTTCCACAAGAACTTGGGCAAGATCATTCACGACATCTACTTGACCGGACACAATCTCTTCAAGGACATGCCCCAAG GTGATCACAAGAAGAGGGCCAAATATAGGTTTGCTTCGAAGACTCTGATGAGGATTCTGCCTGACGGCATCAAGAACGAAGTCGAAGAACTTATTGCCAAGGAGACTATGACCTTGGATCTCTACGAGATCTTGGGACAATGCACATGGAACCAATCGAAATCCTTGTAA
- the LOC131879504 gene encoding uncharacterized protein LOC131879504 — translation MRWPFLVVFAIFFFLGYSEVCAYSVNPYQAQLAHQNSFADRFGYDKRMTYDDPRSLFKAIYGYNKRVHTKRRALITDVVNKRRGLRDPLDPRNLFRAIYGFK, via the exons ATGAGGTGGCCGTTTCTCGTGGTGTTTGctatcttcttttttcttggataTTCTGAAGTATGTGCATATTCAGTGAATCCCTATCAAGCCCAATTGGCACATCAGAACTCCTTCGCGGATCGTTTTGGTTACGATAAGCGTATGACCTATGATGATCCTCGAAGCTTGTTCAAAGCCATTTATGG ATACAACAAGAGAGTTCACACCAAGAGGAGGGCCTTAATCACGGATGTGGTGAACAAGCGCCGTGGACTCCGAGATCCCTTAGACCCGCGAAACTTGTTTCGAGCCATCTACGGGTTCAAATGA
- the LOC131879498 gene encoding lachesin-like isoform X1 gives MLLFSFILLQSVYFVDCEMPIIMGDINNVTVPEGKECSFTCIVKNLGGYKVAWLRYDKKALLAIHDHVIASKGKIHVTHNDKDTWTLTIRHVNLQDAGFYMCQVNSKPMLSKVAFLNVVVPPYIDDNKSTKDISTVEGKNVHLKCSANGNPEPKIVWKYADTQRGHKLKVLRKGETLVIYNVTRYDMGYYMCIAKNGVPPARSKSIRVHVSFRPEVHIPNQVIGSPLRTNITLRCDVSAFPKPIMYWSDERGNIHVSNTKYIVEEIFHETFKASISMTILNVGKSDYQTYQCVAKNTMGENQELIKLYEIHRPYEESTSKPMITTTPEQEADQDTFFTTQMWTRPGHLPEQKQPSPHLSNSSHIIYEALANLKTALAVFLVRLLIL, from the exons ATGTTACTcttctcattcattttgttgcaGAGCGTTT ATTTTGTGGATTGCGAAATGCCCATAATAATGGGAGATATCAATAATGTTACCGTTCCGGAAGGCAAAGAGTGCTCCTTCACATGTATTGTAAAGAACCTCGGTGGATACAAG GTGGCTTGGCTTCGCTACGATAAGAAAGCCTTATTAGCCATTCATGACCACGTGATTGCCAGCAAAGGGAAGATCCACGTGACCCATAACGACAAGGATACGTGGACCTTGACAATCCGGCATGTTAATCTCCAAGATGCTGGATTTTATATGTGTCAAGtgaattcaaaaccaatgttGAGCAAG GTAGCTTTCTTAAATGTCGTTGTTCCTCCTTATATTGACGACAACAAAAGCACGAAAGATATCAGCACCGTCGAGGGCAAAAATGTGCATCTCAAGTGTTCGGCCAATGGTAATCCCGAACCCAAGATCGTGTGGAAATATGCTGATACGCAAAGAGGGCATAAATTGA AAGTCCTGCGCAAAGGAGAGACGCTTGTTATCTACAATGTGACACGTTATGATATGGGCTACTACATGTGCATTGCCAAGAATGGGGTGCCTCCTGCTCGAAGTAAATCCATCCGTGTTCATGTCAGTT tcAGACCCGAAGTTCACATACCCAATCAAGTGATTGGGTCCCCTTTACGAACTAACATCACTCTAAGATGTGATGTGAGCGCATTTCCCAAACCTATCATGTATTGGAGTGATGAGAGAG GCAACATTCATGTGTCTAATACCAAATACATAGTAGAGGAGATCTTCCATGAGACATTTAAAGCTTCCATATCCATGACCATCCTAAATGTGGGCAAAAGTGACTATCAAACCTACCAATGTGTGGCTAAAAACACCATGGGAGAAAATCAAGAGTTAATCAAACTTTACG AAATTCATCGACCCTATGAGGAGAGTACGTCAAAACCCATGATTACCACCACTCCAGAGCAAGAGGCTGATCAAGATACCTTCTTTACCACTCAAATGTGGACCCGACCAGGGCATTTGCCTGAACAAAAGCAACCTTCTCCACATCTATCGAATTCAAGTCATATCATCTACGAGGCCTTGGCCAATTTGAAGACGGCTTTAGCGGTTTTCCTTGTACGTTTGCTCATTTTataa
- the LOC131879498 gene encoding protein amalgam-like isoform X2, with protein MLLFSFILLQSVYFVDCEMPIIMGDINNVTVPEGKECSFTCIVKNLGGYKVAWLRYDKKALLAIHDHVIASKGKIHVTHNDKDTWTLTIRHVNLQDAGFYMCQVNSKPMLSKVAFLNVVVPPYIDDNKSTKDISTVEGKNVHLKCSANGNPEPKIVWKYADTQRGHKLILRKGETLVIYNVTRYDMGYYMCIAKNGVPPARSKSIRVHVSFRPEVHIPNQVIGSPLRTNITLRCDVSAFPKPIMYWSDERGNIHVSNTKYIVEEIFHETFKASISMTILNVGKSDYQTYQCVAKNTMGENQELIKLYEIHRPYEESTSKPMITTTPEQEADQDTFFTTQMWTRPGHLPEQKQPSPHLSNSSHIIYEALANLKTALAVFLVRLLIL; from the exons ATGTTACTcttctcattcattttgttgcaGAGCGTTT ATTTTGTGGATTGCGAAATGCCCATAATAATGGGAGATATCAATAATGTTACCGTTCCGGAAGGCAAAGAGTGCTCCTTCACATGTATTGTAAAGAACCTCGGTGGATACAAG GTGGCTTGGCTTCGCTACGATAAGAAAGCCTTATTAGCCATTCATGACCACGTGATTGCCAGCAAAGGGAAGATCCACGTGACCCATAACGACAAGGATACGTGGACCTTGACAATCCGGCATGTTAATCTCCAAGATGCTGGATTTTATATGTGTCAAGtgaattcaaaaccaatgttGAGCAAG GTAGCTTTCTTAAATGTCGTTGTTCCTCCTTATATTGACGACAACAAAAGCACGAAAGATATCAGCACCGTCGAGGGCAAAAATGTGCATCTCAAGTGTTCGGCCAATGGTAATCCCGAACCCAAGATCGTGTGGAAATATGCTGATACGCAAAGAGGGCATAAATTGA TCCTGCGCAAAGGAGAGACGCTTGTTATCTACAATGTGACACGTTATGATATGGGCTACTACATGTGCATTGCCAAGAATGGGGTGCCTCCTGCTCGAAGTAAATCCATCCGTGTTCATGTCAGTT tcAGACCCGAAGTTCACATACCCAATCAAGTGATTGGGTCCCCTTTACGAACTAACATCACTCTAAGATGTGATGTGAGCGCATTTCCCAAACCTATCATGTATTGGAGTGATGAGAGAG GCAACATTCATGTGTCTAATACCAAATACATAGTAGAGGAGATCTTCCATGAGACATTTAAAGCTTCCATATCCATGACCATCCTAAATGTGGGCAAAAGTGACTATCAAACCTACCAATGTGTGGCTAAAAACACCATGGGAGAAAATCAAGAGTTAATCAAACTTTACG AAATTCATCGACCCTATGAGGAGAGTACGTCAAAACCCATGATTACCACCACTCCAGAGCAAGAGGCTGATCAAGATACCTTCTTTACCACTCAAATGTGGACCCGACCAGGGCATTTGCCTGAACAAAAGCAACCTTCTCCACATCTATCGAATTCAAGTCATATCATCTACGAGGCCTTGGCCAATTTGAAGACGGCTTTAGCGGTTTTCCTTGTACGTTTGCTCATTTTataa
- the LOC131879498 gene encoding lachesin-like isoform X3 translates to MPIIMGDINNVTVPEGKECSFTCIVKNLGGYKVAWLRYDKKALLAIHDHVIASKGKIHVTHNDKDTWTLTIRHVNLQDAGFYMCQVNSKPMLSKVAFLNVVVPPYIDDNKSTKDISTVEGKNVHLKCSANGNPEPKIVWKYADTQRGHKLKVLRKGETLVIYNVTRYDMGYYMCIAKNGVPPARSKSIRVHVSFRPEVHIPNQVIGSPLRTNITLRCDVSAFPKPIMYWSDERGNIHVSNTKYIVEEIFHETFKASISMTILNVGKSDYQTYQCVAKNTMGENQELIKLYEIHRPYEESTSKPMITTTPEQEADQDTFFTTQMWTRPGHLPEQKQPSPHLSNSSHIIYEALANLKTALAVFLVRLLIL, encoded by the exons ATGCCCATAATAATGGGAGATATCAATAATGTTACCGTTCCGGAAGGCAAAGAGTGCTCCTTCACATGTATTGTAAAGAACCTCGGTGGATACAAG GTGGCTTGGCTTCGCTACGATAAGAAAGCCTTATTAGCCATTCATGACCACGTGATTGCCAGCAAAGGGAAGATCCACGTGACCCATAACGACAAGGATACGTGGACCTTGACAATCCGGCATGTTAATCTCCAAGATGCTGGATTTTATATGTGTCAAGtgaattcaaaaccaatgttGAGCAAG GTAGCTTTCTTAAATGTCGTTGTTCCTCCTTATATTGACGACAACAAAAGCACGAAAGATATCAGCACCGTCGAGGGCAAAAATGTGCATCTCAAGTGTTCGGCCAATGGTAATCCCGAACCCAAGATCGTGTGGAAATATGCTGATACGCAAAGAGGGCATAAATTGA AAGTCCTGCGCAAAGGAGAGACGCTTGTTATCTACAATGTGACACGTTATGATATGGGCTACTACATGTGCATTGCCAAGAATGGGGTGCCTCCTGCTCGAAGTAAATCCATCCGTGTTCATGTCAGTT tcAGACCCGAAGTTCACATACCCAATCAAGTGATTGGGTCCCCTTTACGAACTAACATCACTCTAAGATGTGATGTGAGCGCATTTCCCAAACCTATCATGTATTGGAGTGATGAGAGAG GCAACATTCATGTGTCTAATACCAAATACATAGTAGAGGAGATCTTCCATGAGACATTTAAAGCTTCCATATCCATGACCATCCTAAATGTGGGCAAAAGTGACTATCAAACCTACCAATGTGTGGCTAAAAACACCATGGGAGAAAATCAAGAGTTAATCAAACTTTACG AAATTCATCGACCCTATGAGGAGAGTACGTCAAAACCCATGATTACCACCACTCCAGAGCAAGAGGCTGATCAAGATACCTTCTTTACCACTCAAATGTGGACCCGACCAGGGCATTTGCCTGAACAAAAGCAACCTTCTCCACATCTATCGAATTCAAGTCATATCATCTACGAGGCCTTGGCCAATTTGAAGACGGCTTTAGCGGTTTTCCTTGTACGTTTGCTCATTTTataa